Proteins encoded in a region of the Leopardus geoffroyi isolate Oge1 chromosome E2, O.geoffroyi_Oge1_pat1.0, whole genome shotgun sequence genome:
- the ZNF256 gene encoding LOW QUALITY PROTEIN: zinc finger protein 256 (The sequence of the model RefSeq protein was modified relative to this genomic sequence to represent the inferred CDS: inserted 4 bases in 3 codons; deleted 1 base in 1 codon; substituted 1 base at 1 genomic stop codon), translating to MGGALLLENCKFDVSXKPFTCKEIRKDFLASSXFLWQQVTHTGEKSNSVTECVVAFHNVNCHCNQGDCMRTFSPKHTFIKHQQVLTRERCYSCSECGKSFSKSCSLHDHLKVHTREKPYKCGECGKSFRQSSGLIQHQRVHTRLRPHECDECRKLFSKKYNFIMXQKVHTGKKPYDCGEGGKFFSYKSDLITHQRIHTGTRPYESSEGGKAFSHSSSLIKYQRIHTGERPXEGGECGKSFSQSSHLIKHQRVHAGERSYECSECGKFFISSYRFFQHQRIHTCLRPHKCDECGKLFTNLSNFIKHQRVHTGHRPFECSECGKFFSCKSYLITHWRIHTGVRPFVSGECGKSLSHGSMLLLHWRVHMRERPNECSECGKSFSHSSSLIRHQRSHTGERSCECNECQKSFSNSSSLIKHQRVHTGERPYECSTCGKSFSQSSNLTNHQRVHTRERPYGCSEHGKSFTFNCHLLKHQNIHKE from the exons ATGGGCGGAGCCTTGCTTTTAGAGAACTGCAAATTCGATGTCAG GAAGCCCTTTACCTGCAAAGAAATTAGGAAGGACTTCTTGGCCAGCT ACTTTCTCTGGCAACAGGTCACTCACACTGGGGAGAAGTCAAACAGTGTAACTGAGTGTGTGGTGGCCTTCCACAATGTAAACTGTCATTGTAACCAGGGAGACTGCATGAGAACTTTTAGCCCCAAACACACGTTTATTAAGCACCAACAAGTCCTCACGAGGGAAAGATGTTATAgctgcagtgaatgtgggaaatcttttagcAAAAGCTGTAGCCTCCATGACCATTTGAAAGTTCACACTAGAGAAAAGCCTTATAAGTGTGGGGAGTGTGGGAAATCCTTTAGGCAAAGCTCTGGCCTCATTCAACACCAGAGAGTTCACACTAGGCTAAGACCTCATGAATGTGATGAATGCAGAAAATTATTTAGTAAGAAGTACAATTTCATTA ATCAGAAAGTTCACACTGGTAAAAAGCCATATGATTGTGGTGAAGGTGGGAAATTCTTTAGCTACAAATCTGACCTCATTACTcaccagagaattcatactggaacAAGGCCTTATGAGAGCAGTGAAGGTGGGAAAGCCTTTAGCCACAGCTCCAGTCTCATTAAATaccagagaattcacactggagaaaggccttaAGAGGGTGGGGAATGTGGGAAATCCTTTAGCCAGAGTTCTCACCTTATTAAACACCAGAGAGTTCATGCTGGAGAAAGATCttatgagtgcagtgaatgtgggaaattctttatctctagtTACCGATTCTTtcaacatcagagaattcacacttgTTTAAGACCTCACAAATGTGATGAGTGTGGAAAATTATTTACCAACTTGTCCAACTTCATTAAGCaccagagagttcacactggaCACAGGCCATTTGAGtgtagtgaatgtgggaaattctTTAGCTGCAAATCCTACCTCATTACACACTGGAGAATTCACACTGGAGTGAGGCCTTTTGTTTCTGGGGAATGTGGGAAATCACTTAGCCATGGCTCTATGCTCCTTCTACACTGGAGAGTTCACATGAGGGAAAGGCCT AatgagtgcagtgaatgtgggaaatcctttAGCCACAGCTCTAGCCTCATTAGACACCAGAGAAGTCACACTGGAGAAAGGTCTTGTGAATGTAATGAGTGTCAGAAATCCTTTAGCAACAGCTCTAGCCTCATTAAGCACCAAAGAGTTCATACTGGGGAAAGGCCTTATGAATGCAGTACATGTGGGAAATCCTTTAGCCAGAGTTCTAacctcactaatcatcagagagtTCACACTAGAGAAAGACCTTATGGATGTAGTGAACATGGAAAATCATTTACCTTCAACTGCCATCTCCTAAAACACCAGAATATCCACAAGGAATAA